The genomic region CTGCACTCTCAGCTGCACATCCCGCAGGGTGTCTGTTCCTCTGCTCTGGCCGACCCGGCCCCAGCCAGCCACAGTGCACAAGGCTCCTGGTCTCAGCCTGGCCTGGGACCTAGGCAGAGCCAATGGCCTCACAAATCGATTCTGTCTGGCTCTATTTTGCAGCTGAAGGAAGAGTGCAGGCACTCAGGGAATGTGTATGTGGCACTCTCATTTCCCCACCaccccctagaccaggggtccccaaactaccgccccgcaggccacatgtggccccctgaggccatttatccggcccccgctgcacttccagaaggggcacctctttcattggtggtcagtgagaggagcatagttcccattgaaatactggtcagttggttgatttaaatttacttgttctttattttaaatattgtatttgttcccgttttgtttttttactttaaaataagatctgtgcagtgtgcatagggatttgtttatagttttttttatagtctggccctccaatggtctgagggacagtgaactggccccctgtgtaaaaagtttggggacccctgccctagactctGCCCTGCTTCCTCCTCCATGGTCCCAGGACAAGGAGAAGCTCCCATGCTGGAAGGAATTCAGCTGAGGGGGAGAACCAATCAGGCAGGTGGTACCTTCAGTAACATGATGTCGTTCTGGAGGTTCTCGTAACTATATCCAGGGTGGCGGATGGCTCTGAGCACAGGTATGCGCTGTTGGGTTCTTTCCTGCCTGCTGACATTGTGGGCTCCCAGGATGACATTGATAGTGCTGCAAAAGAATGGTGACCTAGAGGTAGCTATGAGCTGCACAAGCTAAAGCCCACCATCTCTGCAGGGCAGGTGGAGAGCCCAGGGCAGCAAGACTGCAGCTGAGGGAAGTGAGGGGCCCGAGGGCTCTGGGTGAGGTCTCTGTGCTCTCTGCTTCTCCGCAGCCTTGAGCGGGGGATAGTGGGGGCAATAGGGACCTTAAGGATAAACTTGTAAAtatgataaattaataaatagttcAAATTCATATTGGAACTCCAATGCATACTTTTTGTCTCCTTTACTTCTTGAAGATTTACACTAGTCTGTTATCTTGTTCTCTGCTCACCACAACCTACTCAGTCTCTTTTCACCTCTTAATGCTAGAACCCTGCTTTCAACTGCCTGCTTTCATGAGCACTTCTGGGCCTGCCTACTGGACTCCTGGATGATTCTTAATTCCTCACCGTCCCCAGCAGTGAGCTGCTGTCATCACAAAGTCTTCTCGCACCAGGAACCCCCCACAAGCTCCTTGCTGCCCTGCAGTCTAGATTTGAAGATATGCCATGTAGGGGTGTGAATGTGGCCTGGCCTCTTGGCCTCCGATGATCTCCCCTGGAAGGAAGTATAGAGCTCTTATTTATGTGATCACTGAAGCTGCGGTGAGGGTGAGGGCACCGCCTTGGTGGCTTCGGAAGAGCTAGACGGTGGGAGGCTACGGAGATGATGCAGGGAAGGAGGATTTGTTGGTGAGAATTGGGGTCTGCAAGGTACCACATTATTGGAGAGGGTTCCAGGGTTCTGCAAGAGACACTGGGGCTTCAAGCCCAGAACTctgcccctcctccagcccctcctccagcccttCCTTCCCAAATGGAGAACAACTCTTCCTTCACACAAGTCTAGTTTAACCCAGTTTAACCTCTCAAGTGGGGGAGAGCTTTGCTGTCCAGATGGAAACTGCAGAGCCCTCTACAGTAATTTCTTGAATTTTCCTGGTATTTTCTTCTCTTGATTCTTTCCGAATCCAATACATGACCAGCTCATGAACAGCATGGACTGTTTTTTAAGAATCTAAACACGAGCTGATAAGACTGCTGTTGCTGTATTTTTGTCTCTTAGGACATGACACATGGGCTTCAGAAATATTCTTAGATCTGAGTTACATGTACTATATGCCAAGAGTGTCATGTATACTAACTAATGGAACTTTCATAACAGCTCTGTGAAGTAAGCTtgctattatttctatttatagaGAAGGAACCTGGGAATTATGAATTCAAGTAATGCACCCAATGACAGAGTCAGGAAGTGCCTAAGCAGTCTGGGTGCAGAGTCTATGGGACGGGGTTGGGCCTCTGAGGGTTTGGATGGTCACTCACCTGCCCCACACCTGGGAGGTAGGAGAAAGGCCACCAGGAGCAGGAGTGGCTGCATCCTCTCAGGAAGGCTGTTCAGTCAATTAATGCTGGAGTTTCCTCCAGACAGACTTTTAGCCcctgagacaggaaggaaggatagGGTGGGAACTTGAGGGTTCACGGTTCCATTTTTCCACTGATGTGATAGGTTTCATCAGCCCTGGCTCACCAGGAGTTTCGTCCACCAACCGTCAGTGACTTGGGGGAAGAGAGTAATTCAAGCTGACAATGGCTCTCCCACAGCTGCTGAATCATCCAGTCAGCAGAAATGAGAACCAGGGCACAAGGAGAGGAGCTTTGGCCATGGTGTCCTAGAATCCTAAACCCACCGACTTTAACAAAATCCCAACAAGGCATAGAGCTGCTGGCTTCCTACTACCTCCATTTCCTATTTCTCTGGGATTGAAGCTTGCTTGTCCTCACCTGCAGACCCTGGCCAACTGTTGAAATCCTAGCTGATTCCATTTCTTTCCAGAAGTTGTTAGGGCAAATGAATAGCTCTCTTTCCTGAGTAGGTGACAGGTGCTGTTAGAGAAGGGATATGGATGCACAAGGTTGTGCCACTGATACTTACTATCTCAGGTGCTCTGAGCCCAGAGAAACTCTCAATAAAATTATGACCCAGGTGAAGTTTTCTCTTTGACTTCTTTTTAGTCAAGGTGAAAGCTTTTGTGTCTCAGAAGGTTCTCTGCATGCAGAAAAAGCCCAGTGGCTTGATTTTGTTCAGAGCTACCAAATCTGTATTAAAAACATAAGATTTACTTTTATCTGGAATATGAAATCCGTCAGTCaaattccctttctcttcccaggATTATGGGAGTCTATAATGAAAGTACTTCATTGCCATGCTACCTATGATACATAAATTCAAAACTGGAACTTATCATTCCACATTGAGAGTAGACCCAGCAAAGTTCTGCAGAATAACAAAATGGGTTGTGAGACACTGTTATAACTACCTGAGATATTTGTGTATGCGCAGAAAAACATTTTaaccctgtataattttttttaaaagtgatatcAGCATTGAGAAGTAATACAATTCTTAAACTTTTAAGGCTTGTGATATGTCCACTTGAAAACTCTTCTGAAAGTTAAGACTGTttccatatatttaaatatatgcagGTTAACCTGACTGGTGACCATGCATCGAATATAATGtcaaccagggatgctgaggtaTCAGGTTTGAAtgcccaaggtcatgggttttAGCACAAGcttgccagattgagtgtggaGTTGCTAGCTTGAATGCAGGATCATCTACATGATtctgggatcactggcttgatcccagtggtcactgacttgaagcccaaggtcactggttcgagctcatggtcactagcttgagcagggTGTCACTGACTGAGCTtgagctcctcagtcaaggcctatatgagaagcaatcaataaaaactaaagtgacgcaagtacgagttgatgcttctcatctttctctctattctctcttctgtccctttctgtctctctgcctctcatttataaataaatatacaaatattttcacttctttttaatGTTGTAAGGAATTAAATGTCTTCTCTAATACATGCTATATGACTACAACATCATGAAATTCTTTATACATCTGAAAAACAATATGCAGAAAAAGGAGATAAAGATAAAAGTATATAGGATTTATTAGTCCCTTAATGTTTggggtaattttattttattgttacttaAAAGTTTCCAACAATTAATTTTTGTCTAAAAACATTAGGCTGATTTGAAACCAGAAAGAGAATGAACAGTCTGCACTTGTGTAAAGGGGAGTAAAATTTATGCACCAATGATCTGGATAGAGATGTGGGGAGTGAGTTCACTAACAGTGACCTAGAATTTTATGTCTATCTTCCCAGTAAAAACAGCCAAAAGCAAAGCTGTTTAAATGTCTTAAAACCTTCAAAGCCTTGAAGAAGTACCAGTGCAGGAGTGATTATCAGACCAAAACTGAAGGCATAATTGGAGTCCAGTTAGGTCACTATTTCTCTGAGGGCATTTTCTGAACCCAGAACATTTGAGCCTGTAGGTTAATGACAATATAAAGTTAgaggataagaaaacaaagactAAGAGGCATCAAATTATGTTCAATCGgaaccccttttcttttttttttttttttaataaatttttattaatggtaatgggatgacattaataaatcagggtacatatattcaaagaaaacatgtctaggttattttgtcattaaattatgttgcatacccctcgcccaaagtcagattgtccttcgccaccctctatctagttctctgtgcccctccccctccccctaactctccccctgtcctccctccccccacccctggtaaccaccacactcttgtccatgtctcttagtctcatttttatgttccaccaatgtatggaatcatgtagttcttgtttttttctgatttacttatttcactccttataatgttatcaagatcccaccattttgctgtaaatgatctgatgtcatcgtttcttatggctgagtagtattccatagtgtatatgtgccacatcttctttatccagtcttctattgaagggctttttggttgtttccatgtcttggccactgtgaacagtgctgcaatgaacatggggctacatgtgtcttcacatatcaatgtttctgaggttttggggtatatacccagtagagggattgctgggtcataaggtagttctatttgcagttttttgaggaaccaccatactttcctccataatggttgtactactttacagtcccaccaacagtgaatgagggttcctttttctccacagcctctccaacatttgctattacccgtcttgttgatcatagctaatctaacaggggtgaggtggtatctcattgtagttttgatttgcatttccctaataactaatgaagctgagcattttttcatatatctgttggccatttgtatctcttcctgggagaagtgtctattcatgtcttcttcccatttttttattggattgtttctttgtttgttgttgagttttatgagttctttgtaaattttggaaattaggcccttatctgagctgttgtttgaaaatatcatttcccatttagttggctgtctgtttatttttatatcagtttctcttgctgagcaaaaactttttattctgatgtagtcccattcatgtatctttgccttcacttctcttgccattggagtcaagttcataaaatgttctttaaaacccaggtccatgagtttagtacctatgtcttcttctatgtactttattgtttcaggtcttatatttaggtctttgatccattttgaattaattttagtacacggggacaggctgtagtcgagtttcattcttttgcatgtggctttccagttttcccaacaccatttgttgaagaggctttcttttctccattgtgtgttgttggcccctttatcaaagattatttgactatatatatgtggttttatttctgggttttctattctgttccattggtatgagtgtctatttttctgccaataccatgctgttttgattgtcatggccctataatatagtttgaagtcaggtattgtaatgcccccagcttcattctttttctttaggattgctttggctattcgggctttttatagttccatataaatctgatgattttttgctccatttctttaaaaaatcattggaattttgatgggaattgcattaaatttgtatattgctttgggtaatatggccattttgattatatttattcttcctatccaagaacaaggaatatttttccatctcattgtatctttttcgatttcccttaacaatgctttgtaattttcattatataggtcctttacattctttgttatgtttattcctaggtattttattttttttgttgcaatcgtgaaggggattatttttttgagttcgttttctaatatttcattgttggcatagagaaaggctatggacttctgtatgttaattttgtatcctgcgaccttactgtattggtttattgtttctaataatctttttgtggagtccttcgggttttcgatgtataggatcatatcatcagcaaaaagtgatacctttacttcttcttttccaatatggatgccttttatttctttgtcttgtctgattgctctggccagaacttctagcaccacgttaaataagagtggagagagtggacaaccctgtcttgttcctgatttaaggtagaaagtcctcagttttttgccgtttaaaatgatgttggctgatggtttatcatatatggcctttatcatgttgagatattttccttctatacccattttgttgagagtcttaaacataaaattgtgttgtattttatcaaaagccttttctgcatctattgataagatcatgtggtttttgttctttgttttgttgatatggtgtattacgttaaccgttttgcgtatgttgaaccatccttgagattctgggatgaatcccacttgatcatgatgtattatttttttaatatgttgttgtattcggtttgccagtattttgtttagaattttagcatctgtattcattagagatattggtctgtagttttctttctttgtgccatccttgccaggttttggtatgagggttatgttggcctcataaaatgtgtttggaagtattgcttcttcttcaattttttggaagactttgagtagaataggaaccaaatcttctttgaatgtttgatagaattcactagtataaccgtctgggcctggacttttatttttggggaggtttttaatagttttttctatttcctccctgctgattggtctgtttaggctttctgcttcttcatgactcagtctaggaaggttgtattgttctaggaatttatccatttcttctagattgttgtatttggtggcatataatttttcatagtattctacaataattctttgtatatctatgatgtctgtggtgatctctcctctttcattttggattttatttatttgagtcctgtgccttttttccttggtgagtcttgctaagggtttgtcaattttgttgatcttttcaaagaaccagctccttgttttattgattttttctatagtttttctgttctctatttcatttatttctgctctgatttttattatctcctttcttcggctggttttgggttgtctttgttcttctttttctagttccttaaggtgtgaagttaagtggtttatttcggctctctcttgtttgttcatataggcctgaagtgatatgaactttcctcttattactgcttttgctgcatcccagagattctgatatgtcgtattttcattttcatttgtctgtatgtatcttttgatctctgcgcttatttcttctttgacccattcattttttagaagtatgttgtttagtttccacatttttgtgggtttttccccctcttttttatagttgaattctagtttcaaggctttatgatcagaaaatatgcttggtacaatttcaatttttctaaatttgctgatattgtctttgtggcccaacatctggtcaattcttgagaatgttccatgtacactagagaaaaatgtatactctgtcgctttgggatgaagtgtcctgtagatgtctatcatatccaggtgttctagtatttcgttcaaggccactatatctttattgattctctgtttggatgaccgatctagagccgtcagcggagtattgaggtctccaagtatgattgtatttttgttagtttttgttttaaggtcaataagtagctgttttatatattttggtgctccttggtttggtgcatatatattaaggattgttatgtcttcttgattcagtgtccccttaatcattatgaagtgaccatttttgtctttgagtactttttctgtcttgtagtcagcattatcagatatgagtattgctacacctgcttttttttgggtgttgtttgcttggagtattgttttccagcctttcactttgaatttgtttttatccttgttgcttagatgtgtttcttgtaggcagcatatagttggattttcttttttaatccattctgctactctgtgtctttttattggtaagtttaatccatttacatttagtgtaattattgacacttgtgggttccctactgccattttataaattgctttctgttagttttgtatctagtttgattcttctcttttgtttttctatcatttgtttctgtttgtttgtgttccatacttctttcctctgttgctaccttttttaagtcatgtgtttttgtggtggttttttctagggtggttaccattaagtaatgaaaagggtacctaccatattcattgtagtaccctatcttataagtatttctgcacttcatcgtcctttgctactgttaatctccattctctcccccccccttttttttttctttgttgtcacagtttaagtttggttttattgtgttcttggtggagctgttacttgtggtgttgttttcttttgttctttgaatctggttggaaaaccccctttagtatttcctggagtgggggctttctcgtgataaattctctcatcttttctgtatttgtgaatgtttttatatctccttcatacttgaaggatagctttgatgggtatagtattcttggctgaaagttcctctctttcagggctttaaatattggggtccactctcttctagcttgtagagtttctgctgagaaatctgatgataatctaataggccttcctttatatgttgtactcttcttttccctggctgccttgagaattttttctttgtccttggtttgtgtcatctttattatgatgtgccttggagtgggtttgttggggttaagaaaactcggtgttctgtttgcttcttgaatttgaggctttagttctttccacaggcttgggaagttctcgtctattatttgtttgagtatattctccattccattttctttctcttctccctctgatatacctattattcttatgttattctttctgatggagtcagataattcctgtagggctttctcgttttttattatttttgagtctctttcttcttctctctgttgtgcctcaagttgtttgtcttctatttcactaatcctatcttcaatctgggttgttctgctagctaagcttgttacctcgtttttcagctcgtgaattgagtttttcatttctgtttgatttgtttttatagtttcaatttccttggtaatatattctttgtgttcattgagttgttttctgatctccctatattgcctttccgtgttttcttgtatatctctgagtatttttaagatttctattttaaattctctgtcatttagctccaagccttccaatatgttaagtcttttctccatagatttttccacatctatttgtgttacctctctttcttttgtatccataatattcgatttcctctttcttattggcatctgagggtggtcttgttgatagcacacaggcgcactttctcgcggcttgaatgagcgtccctggggtagcttcctccacaccctcgtctctcagattcgagtgataacagtcctattgctttcagtttgctccgaagataaattttcctgtttctagttgataaatttgttgtgattttggggagatctgtcggacgcgctgctcacggcgccatttctgtgacgtcacttgGAACCCCTTTTCACAGACGGCCAGGACCTGGAAAGTCTGCACCCTCAAAGTaacagaaaagaggaagggacTAGTCCTTGCAAGTAATTCATGAAAGATTAGAATTACTTGAATTTTTCATGGAACCTCAGACCTTAAACTTGCAGTATTATGTTTCTGGATGTGTGCCAAAGTAGCTGGCAGAATCAAATGCAAGTCTAGAGGAAGTTCACTTAATCCCAGACTTGAATCacacctgaaatttattttttatcaattatAATGAAAAGCATATATTCAAATGTAAACATgtcaataagcaaataaaaaatgagaatccATAACTAAGAAACCATGTCAATAAGACCAGCAAAAAAAATCCACTTCAATTATTGGATGATATTATAGGC from Saccopteryx leptura isolate mSacLep1 chromosome 6, mSacLep1_pri_phased_curated, whole genome shotgun sequence harbors:
- the LOC136376193 gene encoding LOW QUALITY PROTEIN: cathepsin G-like (The sequence of the model RefSeq protein was modified relative to this genomic sequence to represent the inferred CDS: substituted 1 base at 1 genomic stop codon); the protein is MQPLLLLVAFLLPPRCGAGEIIGGQEARPHSHPYMAYLQIXTAGQQGACGGFLVREDFVMTAAHCWGRTINVILGAHNVSRQERTQQRIPVLRAIRHPGYSYENLQNDIMLLKLQNRARQNRFVRPLALPRSQARLRPGALCTVAGWGRVGQSRGTDTLRDVQLRVQTDQSCSNRFQNFYEAQTQICVGDQRERKTAFRGDSGGPFVCNSVVQGIVSYGDGTGTPPEVFTRVSSFLPWINRTMRRFKQQ